The genomic interval CCATTTATGATTCCTGAGTTTATTGATGATGTAGTGTCTTTCCCAAGCACTGCATTAGGTGTTTTTATGGGAGCATGGGGCAATTTTGCAGTCCATGTATGAAGGGAGCGATGCATTAGATTTATTCCAGGCATTATAGCTCCTCCAAGGAATACAGGATGTTTGCAAGGCTTTTTGATGCTGACAATGGTTATGGTAGTAGCTGTCCCCATATCTACAACTGCAACAGGCCTCTTATAATAATAAAAACCTGCAATGGCATTCGCGATCCTGTCTGCACCTATCTTTTCGGGTGTTTTAACATCAAATGTGAGACCACAATCTATTTTATGATTTACCAATATTGGTTTTTTTCTACATATATCTTTTACTGCCTCAACAATTGGTACATTTATGGATGGGACAACAGATGAGATTATTGTATCAAAATCTTTGCTCTTTGTTCTTTGCCCTATAATCTCAGCAATTATTTCTTTATAGATTTTTGCTGACAGTGCTGGGTGAGTTGAAATTCTTTTTATAAACATTTTTTTGTTTTTTTTGGGATTTTGAAATATACAAAATCCGATTGTAGAATTACCAATATCAATAGCCAAAAGAGGGATCATCTTAGTATTGTCACATCTCCTGCACTTATTTTTTTTGTTGTGTTGTCAGAAAGCCTTAATATTAGCATACCTTCTTCATCTATAGTTTCTGCAATCCCAGTGAAGGTATTTGCTCCAACAGTCACTTTTACTACACGGCCTATGGTTGATGACAGCTTTAACCACTCTTTAATTATAGCTTTTCTCCTGTTTTGAAGGAATATGCTGTACCATCTATCCAGTTCCTTTATTATTTCAGCAGTAACAATAGATCTTGAAAACGCAGCAATGTCCTGTTCTATTTTGATAGATGTGGCAGTTGTCCTGATTTCATCAGGGATGTCGTTAATATCGAGATTTATATTTATTCCAATCCCTATGACCGCATGAAATATCCTGTCCATATCAGCCTTTATTTCTGTTAATATACCACCCAGTTTTTTGTTGCATGTCATGATATCGTTTGGCCATTTTATGGAGACATGTAGTGATGAAACCTGTTTTATTGCAGACGCGCAGGCAACAGCGGACATGAGAGTGAGTAATGATGCATCCTTTGGTGGTATAGCAGGCTTCAAGACAACGCTCATATAAAGATTTTTCCCGTGTGGTGATAACCACTTTCTGCCGAGTCTTCCCTTACCACCTGTTTGTGCATCAGCTATAATGACAGTTCCTTCAGGGCAACCCGTATCTGCAAGCTTCATAGCATATGTGTTAGTTGACTCAATAGTATCAAAGAATATTATGTCTTTCCCGATTATATTAGATTGCCCCAAAATTGCACTTTTTATTTCTTCAATGGATAGGTCTGGAGATTTTAGTAATTTATATCCCTTCCGAGTCGATGCATCTATTATGTAGCCTGTGTTTCTTAGAAAGTTAATTCTCTTCCATACAGCAGTTCGTGTAATCTTTAGAGTATTTGCTATCTCTGCACCTGAGATAAAATCTTCTTTTTTCTTTAGAAGTTTTATTATTTCCTCATTATTGTTCATAAACAATACCATTGACCTATTGGGTTATACCTAAAGTGAGTGCTTCTGTTTTAGAAATATATGTCTGGTGCGGCGAAAAGGGAGTGCCTTTGAGCCGTGCCTGACATATGTAGGATGCATAGTTTGAATTATCTTTTTTCGGGCCACTCACATTCTTCATACAAAATACACTTCCCACATTTCGGATTTTTTGCTGTGCATGTCTCCCTCCCATGCAAGATTAAAGCAAGGCTGAATGATGTCCATTTGTCATTTGGGATCTGCATCATGAGTTCTTGTTCTACTTTTTCTGGATTGTT from Dissulfurispira thermophila carries:
- a CDS encoding biotin--[acetyl-CoA-carboxylase] ligase, with product MNNNEEIIKLLKKKEDFISGAEIANTLKITRTAVWKRINFLRNTGYIIDASTRKGYKLLKSPDLSIEEIKSAILGQSNIIGKDIIFFDTIESTNTYAMKLADTGCPEGTVIIADAQTGGKGRLGRKWLSPHGKNLYMSVVLKPAIPPKDASLLTLMSAVACASAIKQVSSLHVSIKWPNDIMTCNKKLGGILTEIKADMDRIFHAVIGIGININLDINDIPDEIRTTATSIKIEQDIAAFSRSIVTAEIIKELDRWYSIFLQNRRKAIIKEWLKLSSTIGRVVKVTVGANTFTGIAETIDEEGMLILRLSDNTTKKISAGDVTILR
- a CDS encoding type III pantothenate kinase, coding for MAIDIGNSTIGFCIFQNPKKNKKMFIKRISTHPALSAKIYKEIIAEIIGQRTKSKDFDTIISSVVPSINVPIVEAVKDICRKKPILVNHKIDCGLTFDVKTPEKIGADRIANAIAGFYYYKRPVAVVDMGTATTITIVSIKKPCKHPVFLGGAIMPGINLMHRSLHTWTAKLPHAPIKTPNAVLGKDTTSSINSGIINGTAGAIEALIKGVEKELGFRLKLILTGGYAKLVSPLIKKGHSMVPNLTFEGLRLIYLYMSGTALCT